A genomic region of Mycolicibacterium poriferae contains the following coding sequences:
- a CDS encoding acyl-CoA dehydrogenase family protein, with protein sequence MSDGSLPALPTADQLRSEVRNWLRDNWTSLPRNVDPWTSSPERIAWLEKVLDAGFAVPTYPSDWFGRGYPADLANVIAQEFAAAKAPGSRQDKYNIAANTTFALGTTTLKDDLLRDFLVERARTCLLYSEPGAGSDLAAVRTTAVRHADRWVVNGQKVWTSGAQTADYALLLARTDWDVPKHKGLSLFILPMKQAGIEVRPLVQITGEAHFNEVFLSDATVPDAYLLGGEGNGWRALQTALAYERSIMGDTGRGSRNSRADSLLELARVHGKLDDPAMRHQLASVLAMRELNKLTNARAKAAATQGTSSSLMSLGKLAMSKILHAEAAVKSQLIGAQALLAGPENPVADDVNFLTLNAFFTSIGGGTDQIQRNIIGERVLGLPREPEVDRDIPFRQARRS encoded by the coding sequence GTGTCCGACGGCTCCCTGCCCGCGCTACCCACCGCCGACCAGTTGCGCTCTGAAGTCCGGAACTGGTTGCGCGACAACTGGACGTCGTTGCCCCGCAACGTCGATCCGTGGACGTCCTCCCCCGAAAGGATCGCGTGGCTGGAGAAGGTGCTCGACGCCGGATTCGCCGTACCGACCTACCCATCCGACTGGTTCGGCCGCGGATACCCGGCCGACCTGGCCAACGTCATCGCGCAGGAGTTCGCCGCGGCCAAGGCGCCGGGCTCGCGTCAGGACAAGTACAACATCGCCGCCAACACGACGTTCGCGCTCGGCACCACCACGCTCAAGGACGACCTGCTGCGCGACTTCCTCGTCGAACGGGCGCGCACCTGCCTGCTCTACTCCGAGCCCGGTGCGGGTTCGGACCTCGCCGCCGTGCGAACGACCGCGGTGCGGCACGCGGACCGCTGGGTCGTCAACGGTCAGAAGGTGTGGACATCGGGCGCGCAGACCGCCGACTACGCGCTGCTGCTGGCCCGCACCGACTGGGATGTGCCCAAGCACAAGGGCTTGAGTCTGTTCATCCTGCCGATGAAGCAGGCCGGCATCGAGGTGCGGCCGCTGGTGCAGATCACCGGTGAAGCACATTTCAACGAAGTGTTCCTCAGCGACGCCACCGTGCCCGACGCCTATCTGCTCGGCGGGGAGGGCAACGGTTGGCGCGCGCTGCAGACCGCGCTGGCATACGAGCGCTCCATCATGGGCGACACCGGGCGGGGATCCCGAAACAGTCGGGCCGACAGTCTGCTCGAACTCGCCCGCGTGCACGGCAAGCTCGACGACCCGGCCATGCGCCATCAGCTCGCCTCGGTCCTGGCCATGCGCGAACTGAACAAGCTGACCAACGCCCGCGCCAAAGCCGCTGCCACCCAGGGCACGTCGAGTTCCCTGATGTCACTGGGCAAGCTCGCCATGTCGAAGATCCTGCACGCCGAAGCCGCGGTGAAGTCTCAGCTCATCGGCGCCCAGGCACTGCTGGCCGGTCCGGAGAACCCGGTGGCCGACGACGTCAACTTCCTGACCCTCAACGCATTCTTCACCTCGATCGGCGGGGGCACCGACCAAATCCAGCGAAACATCATCGGTGAGCGTGTGCTCGGGCTGCCCAGGGAACCGGAGGTCGACCGCGACATCCCGTTCCGTCAGGCACGCCGGAGCTGA
- a CDS encoding adenylate/guanylate cyclase domain-containing protein → MTGNKTAAQRLGRVLERVTNQSPRVASTPEYGSWILGRVSESQRRRRVRIQIILTTFVVVANLIGMGVATLVITVAFPIPNVFAPDVAWISFIVVPVYLATALVVGVFWATRRVMNNVRWAVEERPPTAEDQYNTFLAPWRLTRVLLVLWGLGTVVLTALYGWHDTDYIPKWLLGVSFPGIVVSASCYLFTEFALRPVAAQALEAGRPPRRFAEGLMGRTMLVWALGSGVPVLGIFLAALITLIQRNLTPTQFTVAVMILAAFALVFGAILMWILAWLTVTPVRVVRSGMNQVERGDLETNVVVFDGTELGQLQRGFNSMAAGLRERERVRDLFGRHVGREVAALAEKERPELGGEDRYAAVVFVDIIGSTKLVTSRPAGEVVELLNRFFAVIVEEVDRHHGLVNKFEGDAVLAVFGAPVSLEHPEDESLAAARQISRRLRQEVPECEAGIGVAAGTVLAGNVGAQERFEYTVIGEPVNEAARLCELAKDFPQRLVASAETVANATEAERSRWCEGETVTLRGYREPTELAVPAEP, encoded by the coding sequence ATGACGGGCAACAAGACAGCGGCACAGCGTCTCGGCCGCGTGTTGGAACGTGTGACCAACCAGAGCCCGCGAGTGGCGTCGACCCCGGAGTACGGATCGTGGATCCTGGGCCGGGTCTCGGAGAGCCAACGCCGGCGACGGGTGCGGATCCAGATCATCCTGACCACCTTCGTCGTCGTGGCGAACCTGATCGGGATGGGTGTCGCCACGCTGGTGATCACCGTGGCGTTCCCGATCCCCAATGTGTTCGCCCCCGACGTCGCCTGGATCTCGTTCATTGTCGTGCCGGTGTACCTGGCGACCGCGTTGGTGGTCGGGGTGTTCTGGGCCACCCGCAGGGTGATGAACAACGTGCGCTGGGCGGTCGAGGAGCGCCCGCCCACCGCCGAGGACCAGTACAACACCTTCCTGGCCCCGTGGCGGCTGACCCGTGTGCTGCTGGTCCTGTGGGGCCTCGGCACCGTGGTGCTCACCGCGCTCTACGGCTGGCACGACACCGACTACATCCCCAAATGGCTTCTGGGAGTCAGTTTCCCGGGCATCGTCGTCTCCGCCAGCTGTTACCTGTTCACCGAGTTCGCATTGCGTCCGGTGGCCGCCCAGGCGCTCGAGGCGGGCCGCCCTCCCCGGCGGTTCGCCGAAGGACTGATGGGCCGCACGATGCTGGTCTGGGCGCTGGGCTCCGGCGTGCCGGTGCTCGGCATCTTCCTGGCGGCACTGATCACGCTGATCCAACGCAATCTGACCCCGACGCAGTTCACCGTCGCGGTGATGATCCTGGCGGCCTTCGCGCTGGTGTTCGGCGCGATCCTGATGTGGATCCTGGCCTGGTTGACGGTCACGCCCGTCCGAGTGGTCCGATCGGGGATGAACCAGGTCGAGCGTGGCGATCTGGAGACCAACGTCGTCGTCTTCGACGGCACCGAACTCGGCCAGCTGCAGCGGGGTTTCAACTCGATGGCGGCCGGCCTACGGGAGCGCGAACGGGTCCGCGACCTGTTCGGTCGACACGTCGGCCGCGAGGTCGCCGCACTGGCGGAGAAGGAGCGACCGGAACTGGGCGGTGAGGACCGCTACGCAGCAGTCGTTTTCGTCGACATCATCGGCTCGACGAAGCTGGTGACCAGTCGGCCCGCCGGCGAGGTCGTCGAATTGCTGAACAGGTTCTTCGCGGTGATCGTCGAGGAAGTGGACCGCCACCACGGTCTGGTGAACAAGTTCGAGGGCGACGCGGTGCTGGCCGTGTTCGGCGCTCCGGTGTCACTGGAGCACCCCGAGGACGAGTCACTGGCCGCGGCCAGGCAGATCAGCCGCAGATTGCGCCAGGAAGTCCCGGAGTGTGAGGCCGGGATCGGTGTCGCCGCCGGCACGGTGCTGGCCGGCAACGTCGGCGCCCAGGAACGCTTCGAGTACACCGTGATCGGTGAGCCGGTCAACGAAGCGGCCCGGCTGTGCGAACTGGCCAAGGACTTCCCGCAGCGGCTGGTCGCCTCCGCCGAGACGGTCGCCAACGCGACCGAAGCAGAACGCTCGCGCTGGTGTGAGGGCGAGACGGTGACGCTGCGTGGATACCGCGAGCCGACCGAGCTGGCCGTCCCGGCTGAACCGTGA
- a CDS encoding SDR family NAD(P)-dependent oxidoreductase, protein MAETKKLALVTGASSGIGFELAKRFADDGYDLVIAAEDDGITTAAGKLSHNGAHVRPVKVDLRSPEGVTELYARATEGRHALDAAAINAGVGTSGKFVDSDLEHDLSVIDLNVRSTTHLTKLVLRDMVERGSGKVLLTSSVASMMPGSYQNVYNATKSYVQSLAEAIHDELQGSDVTVTALMPGPTGTNFFHRAGLDHTPVGKAPKDDPARVADEGYRAMQRGDQKVMAGSLMSKAMGTVNRVLPDRVKALGSRLISVPLNRS, encoded by the coding sequence ATGGCTGAAACCAAGAAACTCGCGCTTGTGACCGGCGCGTCCAGCGGCATCGGATTCGAGCTGGCCAAGCGCTTCGCCGACGATGGTTACGACCTCGTCATCGCCGCCGAGGACGACGGGATCACCACGGCGGCGGGCAAGCTTTCGCACAATGGTGCCCACGTGCGGCCGGTGAAGGTCGATCTTCGCAGCCCCGAGGGCGTCACGGAGCTCTATGCGCGGGCGACCGAGGGGCGCCACGCCCTCGATGCGGCGGCGATCAACGCCGGCGTCGGCACCAGCGGAAAGTTTGTCGACAGCGATCTCGAGCACGATCTGTCGGTGATCGACCTGAATGTGCGCTCGACCACCCACCTGACCAAACTGGTGCTTCGCGACATGGTCGAGCGGGGCAGCGGAAAGGTCCTGCTCACGTCGTCGGTCGCGTCGATGATGCCGGGCTCCTATCAGAACGTGTACAACGCCACGAAGTCTTACGTGCAGTCCCTGGCCGAGGCGATCCACGACGAACTGCAGGGCAGCGATGTCACGGTGACCGCGCTGATGCCCGGTCCCACCGGGACGAACTTCTTCCACCGCGCCGGCCTGGACCACACCCCGGTGGGGAAAGCACCCAAGGACGACCCGGCGCGGGTCGCCGACGAGGGTTATCGGGCGATGCAGCGCGGCGATCAGAAGGTGATGGCCGGCTCGCTGATGAGCAAGGCGATGGGTACGGTGAACCGGGTCCTACCCGACCGTGTGAAGGCGCTCGGAAGCCGGTTGATCTCGGTGCCGCTGAACCGGTCCTGA
- a CDS encoding CaiB/BaiF CoA-transferase family protein, translating into MPARGAYDPPLAGVRILDSCSGPMTAVGRLLADLGAEVTVVRLSGVTADEPVGPHVDSVPVATAINRHGMAGVEIDPSTSTGKVQFTDLLAGADIFIENTRPGSSAEALLSIRDIRSRNPGLVILSISDFGRDTEQRAWQATGPVLHALTSELSRSGIPGREPLIPPADLPYQVAAAQAAVTTLSVFADRLRSGEGDLIDFSVLDGAMQALDPPFGTAGSASAGVAITSQLRDWNAERQRYPIVACKDGHVRICILSKRQWRGMFSLMGSPEEFADPSFDKLGKRFHSPQLLEAIERFCADKTRAELEARGQAHGVPTAAVLTLSEALNAEHFRARGFFVHADLAPGVTAPVPAGVGEIDGHRASTVNVGPTHHGVAERLTAAPILASRPRRGEGRPLEGIRVLDLGVIVVGADTGRLFGDLGADVVKIEHSSHPDGLRVGRLTSMTQPYAAGHRNKRSIGIDLSDPEGRELAHRLARTCDVVLTNFKPGVAEALGMDHATLHEINPGLVVVDSSAFGPTGPWAKRLGYGPLVRAAAGFTNLWVYPGEPETFCDTVTVYPDHVSARIGALCAIALLLRRERTGTGGAASISQAEVMLSHLAADIAADALHRAGHARTQPGRRGPWGLFPARGDDEWIAVTVRDDSDLRALREVIGFTGDDDSIEEAVRAWTAQRCRMAAMDQLQAVGVPAGAVLRPPEVPEWDHYVQRRAFREELHPHAEAPFTLENVQIHSDHVADPPLGQAPLLGEHTAEIAAELLGLDDRRIDELHARGVLGTAQPPAPA; encoded by the coding sequence ATGCCCGCACGCGGCGCCTACGACCCGCCCTTGGCGGGTGTCCGGATCCTCGATTCGTGTTCGGGTCCGATGACGGCCGTCGGCCGGCTGCTTGCCGACCTGGGCGCCGAGGTCACCGTCGTGCGGTTGAGCGGCGTCACCGCCGACGAACCGGTCGGCCCGCACGTCGATTCGGTGCCCGTGGCCACGGCGATCAACCGGCACGGCATGGCCGGCGTCGAGATCGACCCCTCGACCTCGACCGGCAAGGTGCAGTTCACCGACCTACTGGCCGGGGCCGACATCTTCATCGAGAACACCCGACCCGGGTCGTCGGCCGAGGCGCTGCTGTCAATTCGCGACATCCGGTCCCGGAATCCCGGTCTGGTGATCCTGTCGATCAGCGACTTCGGCCGGGACACCGAACAGCGGGCCTGGCAGGCCACCGGACCCGTGCTGCACGCTCTGACCAGCGAGCTGTCGCGCTCGGGCATCCCCGGCCGAGAACCCTTGATTCCCCCCGCCGACCTGCCCTACCAGGTGGCCGCCGCCCAAGCCGCGGTCACGACGCTCAGCGTCTTCGCAGACCGGCTACGCAGCGGGGAGGGTGATCTCATCGACTTCTCGGTGCTCGACGGCGCGATGCAGGCCCTCGACCCGCCGTTCGGCACCGCGGGAAGCGCATCGGCAGGCGTGGCGATCACCAGCCAGCTCCGCGACTGGAACGCCGAACGACAGCGCTACCCCATCGTCGCCTGCAAGGACGGCCACGTCCGCATCTGCATCCTGTCGAAACGGCAGTGGCGCGGCATGTTCTCGCTGATGGGCAGCCCCGAGGAATTCGCCGATCCCTCGTTCGACAAGTTGGGCAAGCGATTCCACTCGCCGCAGCTGCTCGAGGCCATCGAGCGGTTCTGCGCCGACAAGACCCGTGCCGAGCTGGAAGCGCGCGGGCAGGCCCACGGTGTTCCCACCGCGGCGGTACTGACGCTGTCCGAAGCGCTCAACGCCGAGCACTTCCGCGCACGCGGCTTCTTCGTCCACGCCGACCTCGCCCCCGGTGTGACGGCACCGGTCCCGGCGGGGGTCGGTGAGATCGACGGGCACCGCGCGAGCACCGTGAACGTCGGACCGACGCACCACGGTGTGGCTGAGCGCCTCACCGCGGCACCGATACTGGCCAGTCGGCCGCGACGCGGCGAGGGACGACCGCTGGAGGGGATCCGCGTCCTAGACCTGGGTGTCATCGTGGTCGGCGCCGACACGGGGCGACTGTTCGGGGACCTGGGTGCCGATGTGGTCAAGATCGAGCACTCCTCGCACCCCGACGGTCTGCGCGTCGGCCGGCTGACCTCGATGACCCAGCCGTACGCCGCAGGTCACCGCAACAAACGGTCGATCGGCATCGACCTGTCCGATCCCGAGGGACGGGAGCTGGCCCACCGGCTGGCACGCACCTGCGACGTGGTCCTGACCAACTTCAAGCCCGGCGTGGCCGAAGCGCTCGGCATGGACCACGCGACGCTGCATGAGATCAACCCGGGGCTGGTGGTGGTCGACAGCTCGGCGTTCGGCCCCACAGGTCCGTGGGCCAAGCGCCTGGGCTACGGACCGTTGGTGCGTGCCGCGGCCGGATTCACCAACCTCTGGGTGTATCCCGGTGAGCCGGAGACGTTCTGTGACACCGTGACGGTCTATCCCGACCATGTCTCGGCGCGCATCGGAGCACTGTGCGCGATCGCGCTGCTGCTGCGTCGGGAACGCACCGGCACCGGTGGCGCCGCGAGCATCTCGCAGGCCGAGGTCATGCTCAGTCATCTGGCTGCCGACATCGCCGCGGACGCGCTGCACCGTGCCGGGCACGCCCGCACGCAGCCGGGCCGCCGGGGCCCGTGGGGCCTGTTTCCCGCGCGGGGCGACGACGAGTGGATCGCCGTCACCGTGCGTGACGACTCGGATCTGCGTGCGCTGCGCGAGGTTATCGGCTTCACCGGCGACGACGACTCGATCGAGGAGGCGGTGCGCGCCTGGACCGCGCAGCGCTGCCGGATGGCGGCCATGGACCAGCTGCAGGCCGTCGGCGTGCCGGCGGGCGCCGTCCTGCGCCCCCCGGAAGTGCCGGAGTGGGATCACTACGTCCAGCGGCGCGCGTTCCGCGAGGAACTGCACCCGCACGCCGAGGCACCGTTCACGCTGGAGAACGTCCAGATTCACTCCGACCACGTCGCCGACCCGCCGCTGGGACAGGCCCCGCTGCTCGGTGAGCACACCGCCGAGATCGCCGCCGAGCTGCTCGGTCTCGACGACAGGCGGATCGACGAGCTGCATGCTCGCGGGGTGCTGGGGACTGCGCAACCACCCGCCCCGGCGTAA
- the glsA gene encoding glutaminase A, with amino-acid sequence MAGLVQRYLDRIWREHAGCDDGQLADYIPELADVDPDGFGLALSSSDGFIYETGDAAVQFTIQSISKPFTYALALEMVGPEVVDASIGVEPSGEAFNEISVDPLSKTPKNPMINAGAIAAVALIPASSPEERFALIRDWYSAFAGRQLELDEQVYASEKATGSRNRAIGYMLQSFGVLDDDPDAVLDVYYRQCSLRVTATDLAKMGATLARGGVNPQTGRRVSNAAVVKRTLAVMVTCGMYDGAGDWVSAVGMPAKSGVGGGIVAVLPGQLGIGVYSPRLDAKGNSVRGVRVCRSLSEQLGLHFLTVARDSRATLRAVYDPEPGIRVYEAHGDLLFSGAEQVIRVADRERDAFQVAILDVSRIDDIDDAARALLSGMAEELRSDGKSGFVVDPDRSVIRADSALDASRFASVADAVDAARLWLDAARRGR; translated from the coding sequence GTGGCGGGACTGGTGCAGCGCTACCTCGACCGCATCTGGCGCGAGCACGCGGGCTGTGACGACGGACAGCTGGCCGACTACATCCCCGAACTGGCCGACGTCGATCCAGACGGATTCGGCCTGGCGCTGTCGTCGTCGGACGGATTCATCTACGAAACCGGCGACGCAGCGGTGCAGTTCACCATCCAGTCGATCTCCAAGCCGTTCACCTACGCGCTCGCGCTCGAGATGGTCGGCCCCGAGGTCGTCGACGCCTCGATCGGCGTCGAGCCGTCCGGGGAGGCATTCAACGAGATCAGCGTCGACCCCCTATCCAAGACACCGAAGAATCCGATGATCAACGCCGGCGCGATCGCCGCTGTCGCGCTGATCCCGGCATCCTCACCCGAAGAGCGGTTCGCGCTCATCCGCGACTGGTATTCGGCATTCGCCGGCCGGCAGCTCGAGCTGGACGAGCAGGTCTACGCCTCGGAAAAGGCCACCGGCAGCCGCAACCGGGCCATCGGCTACATGCTGCAGAGCTTCGGCGTGCTCGACGACGACCCCGACGCGGTGCTCGACGTGTACTACCGGCAGTGCTCGCTGCGTGTCACCGCCACCGATCTGGCCAAGATGGGCGCCACCCTGGCGCGCGGCGGCGTAAACCCGCAGACCGGCCGCCGGGTCAGCAACGCGGCGGTGGTCAAGCGCACCCTGGCCGTCATGGTCACCTGCGGCATGTATGACGGGGCCGGCGACTGGGTCAGCGCCGTCGGCATGCCGGCCAAGAGCGGCGTCGGCGGAGGAATCGTCGCGGTATTGCCCGGCCAGCTGGGTATCGGTGTGTACTCGCCGCGCCTGGACGCCAAAGGCAACAGCGTGCGTGGGGTCCGGGTGTGTCGCAGCCTATCCGAACAGCTCGGTCTGCATTTCCTGACGGTGGCAAGGGACTCGCGGGCCACGCTGCGCGCGGTGTACGACCCGGAGCCCGGTATCCGGGTCTACGAGGCACACGGCGATCTGCTGTTCAGCGGCGCCGAACAGGTCATACGAGTCGCCGACCGCGAACGTGACGCGTTCCAGGTCGCCATCCTCGACGTCTCCCGGATCGACGACATCGACGACGCCGCCCGGGCGCTGCTCTCCGGGATGGCCGAAGAGCTGCGCTCGGACGGGAAGTCCGGGTTCGTCGTCGACCCCGACCGGTCGGTGATTCGCGCCGACTCCGCCCTCGACGCCAGTCGCTTCGCGTCCGTGGCCGACGCCGTCGACGCAGCGCGTCTGTGGTTGGACGCTGCCCGACGCGGCAGGTGA
- a CDS encoding acyl-CoA dehydrogenase family protein: MTITAAERSDLRAAVGELLDRRCTEADLRRVIATDDGFDRDLWTQLANQGVPGMLVDERYGGMGFGALELEAVAEETGRALLPAPFISSAVLTVTLLAAAGSEDDRQRLLPALADGTAIGTVAVTGESGTWTPAGIGVRADADGTLTGTAHYVTWGQIADVILVVARTAEHIGVFEVAPDAAGFHRTAATVFDPTTPLSTFTFSSTPARRIGTAGWEAVQTALDHAVLAGAAEQVGGARRIFDMTVEYLKTRIQFGRPIGSFQALKHMAADLLLEVESATSAAQHAARAVSTDIRTAEGPIALAGFVCAETYDTVAMQAIQMHGGIGFTWEHPAHLFLRRARTGLQLFGGPRLHRERYLISKGA; encoded by the coding sequence ATGACGATCACTGCGGCCGAGCGGTCGGATCTGCGCGCGGCGGTCGGTGAGCTGCTGGACCGGCGGTGCACCGAAGCCGACCTGCGGCGGGTCATCGCCACCGACGACGGATTCGACCGCGACCTGTGGACTCAGTTGGCGAACCAGGGCGTGCCGGGCATGCTCGTCGACGAGCGCTACGGCGGGATGGGGTTCGGCGCGCTGGAACTGGAGGCGGTCGCCGAGGAAACCGGAAGGGCGCTGCTGCCTGCCCCGTTCATCTCCAGCGCCGTGCTCACCGTGACGCTGCTCGCCGCGGCCGGCTCCGAGGACGACCGTCAGCGGCTGCTGCCCGCGCTCGCCGACGGCACCGCCATCGGTACGGTCGCGGTGACCGGAGAATCCGGCACCTGGACCCCAGCCGGAATCGGGGTACGCGCCGACGCCGACGGCACGCTCACCGGCACCGCGCACTACGTCACCTGGGGACAGATCGCCGACGTGATCCTCGTCGTCGCGCGCACCGCAGAGCACATCGGGGTGTTCGAGGTGGCGCCGGATGCCGCCGGGTTCCACCGCACCGCGGCAACAGTTTTCGACCCCACCACACCTTTGTCGACCTTCACCTTCTCCTCGACACCCGCGCGCCGGATCGGCACCGCCGGGTGGGAGGCCGTGCAGACAGCGCTGGACCACGCTGTCCTCGCCGGCGCTGCCGAACAGGTCGGCGGTGCTCGGCGGATCTTCGACATGACCGTCGAGTATCTGAAGACCCGAATCCAGTTCGGCCGCCCGATCGGCAGCTTCCAGGCGCTCAAACACATGGCCGCCGATCTGCTCCTGGAGGTCGAGTCGGCGACCTCGGCCGCGCAGCATGCCGCCCGCGCCGTGTCCACGGACATCCGGACAGCTGAGGGCCCCATAGCGCTGGCCGGATTCGTCTGCGCAGAGACGTACGACACCGTCGCGATGCAGGCCATCCAGATGCACGGCGGAATCGGCTTCACCTGGGAACACCCCGCCCATCTGTTCCTGCGCCGGGCCCGGACCGGGCTGCAGCTGTTCGGCGGTCCGCGCCTGCACCGCGAGCGCTACCTCATCTCGAAAGGTGCCTGA
- the nucS gene encoding endonuclease NucS, whose protein sequence is MRLVIAQCTVDYVGRLTAHLPSARRLLLFKADGSVSVHADDRAYKPLNWMSPPCWVVEDPDGESPVWVVENKAGEQLRITVEEIEHDSSHELGVDPGLVKDGVEAHLQALLAEHVELLGAGYTLVRREYMTPIGPVDLLCRDEQGRSVAVEIKRRGEIDGVEQLTRYLELLNRDTVLAPVAGVFAAQQIKPQARTLATDRGIRCLTLDYDQMRGMDSDEYRLF, encoded by the coding sequence GTGCGTCTCGTGATCGCCCAGTGCACCGTGGACTACGTCGGCCGGCTCACCGCGCACCTGCCCTCGGCGCGGCGCCTGCTGCTGTTCAAAGCCGACGGTTCGGTGAGCGTGCATGCCGACGACCGTGCCTACAAGCCCTTGAACTGGATGAGCCCGCCCTGCTGGGTGGTCGAGGATCCCGACGGTGAATCGCCGGTCTGGGTCGTGGAGAACAAGGCCGGCGAACAGTTGCGCATCACCGTCGAGGAGATCGAGCACGATTCCAGCCATGAGCTCGGGGTCGACCCGGGGTTGGTCAAGGACGGGGTGGAGGCGCACCTGCAGGCGCTGCTGGCCGAACACGTCGAACTGCTCGGCGCCGGGTACACGCTGGTTCGCCGCGAGTACATGACCCCGATCGGACCGGTGGACCTGCTGTGCCGCGACGAGCAGGGCAGGTCGGTGGCGGTGGAGATCAAGCGCCGCGGTGAGATCGACGGTGTCGAACAACTGACGCGCTATCTCGAGCTGCTCAACCGCGACACCGTGCTGGCGCCGGTGGCGGGGGTGTTCGCCGCCCAGCAGATCAAGCCGCAGGCCCGCACGCTGGCCACCGACCGCGGCATCCGTTGTCTGACGCTGGACTACGACCAGATGCGCGGCATGGACAGCGACGAGTACCGGTTGTTCTGA
- a CDS encoding LysR family transcriptional regulator has protein sequence MDIDFTRLRYFVAVAEELHFKRAADKLMITPPPLSKQIKLLEKELGDPLFERGYHEVRLTPLGQQLLGPARDVLAQVEQFKAVAAQGRRGPAPVRVSATAYAPSDLLAELEAVLTDLAPVEFTVPGSAAEVTAKLIAGHAELGLIHLPAPDPRLRHRVVARYQGAIAVRFDDPLAEREAVSIEELRDREVAIDFARPNPVVLAGLTRGLNRRGVHRIVRTTNQRGGEVEMASQVFNRHLVAVVSYAPDSFIGKIFSPPEFRLIPVDESTWAPAEIALAWVPERIPARLAELESMVDQIARRLRPVRRGT, from the coding sequence ATGGACATCGACTTCACCAGGCTCAGATATTTCGTCGCTGTCGCCGAGGAACTCCACTTCAAGCGGGCCGCCGACAAGTTGATGATCACGCCGCCCCCGCTGAGCAAGCAGATCAAACTCCTCGAGAAAGAGCTCGGCGACCCGCTGTTCGAACGCGGCTACCACGAGGTCCGTCTCACCCCGCTGGGGCAACAACTGCTGGGGCCGGCACGCGACGTGCTGGCGCAGGTCGAGCAATTCAAAGCGGTGGCCGCGCAGGGCCGCCGGGGGCCGGCCCCGGTTCGGGTCAGCGCCACTGCCTACGCGCCGTCGGATCTGCTCGCTGAGCTCGAGGCGGTGCTCACCGACTTGGCGCCCGTGGAGTTCACGGTGCCCGGATCGGCGGCCGAGGTCACCGCGAAGCTCATCGCCGGGCACGCGGAGTTGGGCCTGATCCATCTCCCCGCCCCCGACCCGCGGCTGCGCCACCGGGTGGTCGCCCGTTACCAGGGCGCCATCGCGGTGCGCTTCGACGACCCGCTGGCCGAACGGGAGGCAGTGTCGATCGAGGAGCTGCGCGACCGTGAGGTGGCGATCGACTTCGCCCGGCCCAACCCGGTGGTGCTGGCGGGGTTGACCCGCGGGCTCAACCGCAGAGGCGTGCACCGCATCGTGCGCACCACCAACCAGCGCGGCGGCGAGGTCGAGATGGCGAGCCAGGTGTTCAACCGGCACCTGGTGGCGGTGGTCAGCTACGCGCCGGATTCGTTCATCGGCAAGATCTTCTCTCCGCCGGAGTTCAGACTGATCCCGGTGGACGAAAGCACCTGGGCGCCTGCCGAAATCGCGCTGGCGTGGGTGCCGGAACGGATACCGGCACGGCTGGCCGAACTCGAGTCGATGGTCGATCAGATCGCCCGCCGGCTGCGGCCGGTGCGTCGAGGAACCTGA